The following are encoded in a window of Chitinophagaceae bacterium genomic DNA:
- a CDS encoding 6,7-dimethyl-8-ribityllumazine synthase, with translation MSINSANLNNTTGIQLPPDACVVIVRTEWNAQTVDKLEAGCLQVLQQHNVNHKLITVPGAFEIPFAIKKYWEAMKYKDGKPCAFIALGCVLRGDTPHFDYVCKAVTDGIVQLNLSLPVPTIFGILTVDDQQQADERTGGKHGHKGEEAAVTAVKMMALVATFK, from the coding sequence ATGTCAATAAACTCAGCTAACTTAAATAATACCACAGGCATCCAGCTACCGCCGGATGCCTGTGTTGTAATTGTGCGTACCGAATGGAATGCGCAGACCGTGGATAAACTGGAAGCAGGTTGCCTGCAGGTGCTGCAGCAGCACAACGTGAACCATAAACTGATCACCGTGCCCGGCGCATTTGAAATTCCCTTTGCCATAAAAAAATACTGGGAAGCCATGAAGTATAAAGACGGCAAACCCTGTGCCTTCATCGCATTGGGTTGTGTGCTGCGGGGCGATACACCGCATTTTGATTATGTATGCAAAGCCGTCACTGATGGCATCGTGCAACTCAATCTTTCCCTACCGGTGCCCACCATCTTTGGGATACTTACGGTAGATGACCAGCAGCAGGCAGATGAGCGTACGGGTGGTAAACACGGCCACAAAGGAGAAGAAGCAGCTGTAACGGCAGTTAAGATGATGGCATTAGTTGCTACCTTTAAATAA
- a CDS encoding (Fe-S)-binding protein yields MKVQLFIPCFVDQLYPQTAFNMVKVLEKATCEVLYNTNQTCCGQPAYNAGFRNEARDVCSKFLKDFDGVDYIVGPSASCVGFVRNYYGKIFDNSSQHNQVKDLGKRIYEFSEFLTDVLKIGNYGAELNAKATYHDSCAALRECRIKEGPRKLLSQVKGLELVEMNDVETCCGFGGTFAVKFDAISAGMADQKVSNAMATGAEYIISTDLSCLMQLEGFIKGKNLPIKTMHIADVLASGWE; encoded by the coding sequence ATGAAAGTACAGCTATTCATACCCTGCTTTGTTGACCAGCTTTACCCCCAGACCGCTTTTAATATGGTGAAGGTGCTGGAGAAAGCCACCTGTGAAGTGCTGTACAATACCAACCAGACCTGTTGCGGCCAGCCCGCCTACAATGCCGGCTTCCGCAATGAAGCAAGGGATGTTTGCAGCAAGTTTTTAAAAGATTTCGATGGCGTTGATTACATTGTTGGCCCCAGCGCCAGTTGTGTGGGCTTTGTGCGCAATTACTACGGAAAGATATTCGATAATTCCTCGCAGCACAACCAGGTGAAGGACCTGGGCAAACGGATCTATGAATTCAGCGAGTTCCTGACCGATGTGCTCAAGATCGGGAATTACGGCGCCGAGCTGAATGCAAAAGCCACCTATCACGACAGTTGCGCTGCCTTGCGGGAATGCAGGATCAAAGAAGGCCCCCGTAAATTATTAAGCCAGGTAAAGGGACTTGAACTGGTTGAAATGAATGACGTGGAAACCTGTTGCGGTTTTGGCGGGACCTTTGCAGTAAAATTTGACGCCATCTCAGCCGGTATGGCCGACCAGAAAGTGAGCAATGCCATGGCCACCGGTGCTGAATACATCATCTCCACCGACCTCAGTTGCCTGATGCAGCTGGAGGGCTTTATCAAGGGAAAGAACCTGCCCATTAAGACCATGCATATTGCAGATGTGCTGGCCAGTGGATGGGAATAA